A portion of the Homalodisca vitripennis isolate AUS2020 chromosome 2, UT_GWSS_2.1, whole genome shotgun sequence genome contains these proteins:
- the LOC124355300 gene encoding RING finger and CHY zinc finger domain-containing protein 1, which yields MAEAESSDMEGGCKHYKRRTKFVTPCCQKVYTCRFCHDENESHPLNRKDVTELVCGNCCTRQKVQAECEKCSLRFGKYTCLECKLFDDEDKNQYHCEGCGICRIGGRDKFFHCAKCNMCLPIKLQNGHRCVENVSRSNCPVCLEDIHTSRIPCHIPDCGHLLHRTCFEDLLQSGLYTCPTCQTSLVDMTPVWEHYDQEIQMTPMPPEFKDYLAEILCKDCQRYSTIPYHVVGLKCLSCGSYNTTRTKTLRPANLQGASSSNDEETPGTEDD from the exons ACGCCATGCTGCCAGAAAGTGTACACTTGCCGATTCTGCCATGATGAGAATGAGAGCCACCCATTGAACCGGAAAGATGTGACAGAACTCGTTTGTGGCAACTGCTGTACTCGGCAGAAAGTTCAGGCAGAATGTGAGAAATGTTCATTACGCTTTGGAAAG TACACGTGTCTGGAGTGTAAGCTGTTTGACGATGAAGACAAGAACCAGTACCACTGCGAGGGCTGCGGCATCTGTAGAATCGGAGGCAGAGACAAGTTCTTCCACTGTGCTAAATGCAACATGTGTCTACCGATCAAACTTCAGAATGGACATAGG TGTGTGGAGAACGTGTCCCGGTCGAATTGTCCGGTCTGTCTGGAGGACATCCATACGTCCCGGATACCTTGCCACATCCCGGACTGTGGACATCTGCTGCATCGGACCTGTTTTGAGGACTTGCTGCAGAGCGGACTATACACGTGTCCCACCTGCCAGACTTCGCTAGTGGACATGACGCCG GTGTGGGAACACTATGACCAGGAGATCCAGATGACTCCGATGCCTCCGGAGTTCAAGGATTACTTGGCTGAGATTCTTTGCAAAGACTGCCAAAGG TACTCAACAATACCCTACCATGTAGTGGGCCTCAAGTGCTTGAGTTGTGGGTCTTACAACACAACACGTACAAAAACTCTACGTCCTGCCAATCTACAAG GTGCTAGCAGTAGCAATGATGAAGAGACTCCGGGCACCGAGGACGATTGA